Proteins encoded by one window of Acyrthosiphon pisum isolate AL4f unplaced genomic scaffold, pea_aphid_22Mar2018_4r6ur Scaffold_16191;HRSCAF=16852, whole genome shotgun sequence:
- the LOC100569260 gene encoding Down syndrome cell adhesion molecule-like protein 1 homolog, translating into MNQPFGNITYILILTVRPKILPFSFGDSPSNAGNPVQVGCTVMEGDKPLRITWNFYGEELSSNMGVSTMPVGDSMNVLIIPSVVPSNRGNYTCLAKNSAGNDSFTAQLLVNGSDFTPQLKVTIRFTII; encoded by the coding sequence atgaaTCAGCCATTTggcaatattacctatatattgattCTTACAGTACGTCCTAAAATATTACCATTCTCTTttggtgattcaccaagcaacGCTGGAAACCCTGTACAAGTCGGGTGTACTGTTATGGAGGGTGATAAACCTTTACGTATTACTTGGAATTTTTATGGCGAAGAATTATCATCAAACATGGGTGTTAGTACTATGCCTGTTGGAGATTCgatgaatgttttgattataCCATCGGTGGTTCCTTCTAACCGCGGAAATTACACTTGTTTAGCAAAAAATTCAGCTGGAAATGATTCTTTTACTGCTCAGCTCTTAGTAAATGGTAGTGATTTTACTCCCCAATTAAAAGTAACTATtagatttactataatataa